The Gigantopelta aegis isolate Gae_Host unplaced genomic scaffold, Gae_host_genome ctg3229_pilon_pilon, whole genome shotgun sequence genome contains a region encoding:
- the LOC121391994 gene encoding ankyrin repeat and KH domain-containing protein 1-like codes for MVASENGHHQVVELLLKEHADINTQNENGVTALIIASSNGHHQVVELLLKEHADINTHNEKGWTALMVASENGHHQVVELLLKEHADINTQNENGVTALIIASSNGHHQVVELLLKEHADINTQNKNGWTALMVASENGHHQVVELLLKEHADINTQNKNGVTALIIASSNGHHQVVELLLKEHADINTQNKNGWTALMVASENGHHQVVELLLKEHAEINTQNKNGWTALMVASFNGHHQVVELLLKEHAEINTQNENGWTALMVASQNGHHQVVELLLKEHADINTQNKNGWTALMVASFNGHHQVVELLLKEHADINTQNENGVTALMVASSNGHHQVVELLLKEHADINTQNEKGWTALMVASENGHHQVVELLLKEHADINTQNKNGVTTLIIASSNGHHQVVELLLKEHADINTHNEKGWTALMVASENGHHQVVELLLKEHADINTQNENGVTALIIASSNGHHQVVELLLKEHADINTQNKNGWTALMVASENGHHQVVELLLKEHADINTQNKNGWTALMVASFNGHHQVVELLLKEHADINTQNENGVTALMVASSNGHHQVVELLLKEHADINTQNEKGWTALMVASENGHHQVVELLLKEHADINTQNENGVTALMVASSNGHHQVAELLLKEHADINTHNEKGWTALMVASENGHHQVVELLLKEHADIYTQNENGVTTLIIASSNGHHQVVELLLKEHADVNTQNENGWTALMVASENGHHQVVELLLKEHADINTQNENGVTALIIASSNGHHQVVELLLKEHADINTQNKNGWTALMVASENGHHQVVELLLKEHAEINTQNENGWTALMVASFNGHHQVSELLLKEHAEINTQNENGWTALMVASENGHQDVVKREGKQKRLQIPSVISKLELTSNNALRLLVKSGFVVEDKWSKLTSFLGVSLEERRRFKKMVSIDQDYHFALEEGLQWWITNGTAPCWEELISAVESCGDKGIATTLRRQLDVKDEEHADINTQNENGWTALMVASENGHHQVVELLLKEHADINTQNKNGWTALMVASENGHHQVVELLLKEHADINTQNENGVTALMVASSNGHHQVVELLLKEHADINTHNEKGWTALMVASENGHHQVVELLLKEHADINTQNKNGVTALIIASSNGHHQVVELLLKEHADINTQNKNGWNALMVASENGHHQVVELLLKEHADINTQNKNGVTALIIASSNGHHQVVELLLKEHADINTQNKNGWTALMVASENGHHQVVELLLKEHADINTQNKNGVTALIIASLNGHYQVVELLLKEHAEINTQNKNGWTALMVASSNGHHQVVELLLKEHAEINTQNKNGWTALMVASENGHHQVVELLLKEHADINTQNENGVTALMVASSNGHHQVVELLLKEHADINTQNENGVTALMVASENGHHQVVELLLKEHADIKTQNKNGVTTLIIASSNGHHQVVELLLKEHADINTQNKNGWTALIVASENGHHQVVELLLKEHAEINTQNKNGETALMVVELLLKEHAEINTQNKNGETALMVASFNGHHQVAELLLKEHAEINTQNKNGWTALMVASENGHHQVVELLLKEHADINTQNENGVTALIIASSNGHHQVVELLLKEHADINTQNKNGVTALMVASFNGHHQVAELLLKEHAEINTQNENGWTALMVASLNGHHQVVELLLKEHADINTQNKNGWTALMVACENGHQEVVKREGKQKRLQIPSVISKLELTAVNALRLLIKSRFDVKDKWTELTILLGVSLEERRRLKTMVSIDQDYHFALEEGLQWWITNGIAPSWKEFVSAVESCGDVDVVTTLRRQLDTKDEADCLIAYAQGKLQFMRLIGIFGLTINGKPILEEDENMNFTFESALQEAAKAGHDEAVQFLLKLGGNIDHCNEEGRAALLLASESGHHYVVELLLKEHANIDLQAKDGLTALMLASQNGHSQVIEHLLKEHADINTQEVVELLLKECADINTQKEDGVTALMLASINGHTQVVEHLLKEHADINLQAKDELNALMLASFNGDLGAVIMKTSDSPDTPLVLDLTPLMVASSCGHVDIVDALIKAGADVNKDTYRKLTPLFFWQ; via the exons ATGGTAGCTAGTGAAAATGGTCATCATcaggttgttgaactactacttAAAGAACATGCCGACATTAATACTCAGAACGAAAATGGAGTGACTGCCCTAATAATAGCTAGTTCTAATGGTCATCAccaggttgttgaactactacttAAAGAACATGCTGACATTAATACTCATAACGAAAAGGGATGGACTGCCCTAATGGTAGCTAGTGAAAATGGTCATCATcaggttgttgaactactacttAAAGAACATGCCGACATTAATACTCAGAACGAAAATGGAGTGACTGCCCTAATAATAGCTAGTTCTAATGGTCATCAccaggttgttgaactactacttAAAGAACATGCTGACATTAATACTCAGAACAAAAATGGATGGACTGCCCTAATGGTAGCTAGTGAAAATGGTCATCATcaggttgttgaactactacttAAAGAACATGCCGACATTAATACTCAGAACAAAAATGGAGTGACTGCCCTAATAATAGCTAGTTCTAATGGTCATCAccaggttgttgaactactacttAAAGAACATGCTGACATTAATACTCAGAACAAAAATGGATGGACTGCCCTAATGGTAGCTAGTGAAAATGGTCATCATcaggttgttgaactactacttAAAGAACATGCTGAAATTAATACTCAGAATAAAAATGGATGGACTGCCCTAATGGTAGCTAGTTTTAATGGTCATCAccaggttgttgaactactacttAAAGAACATGCTGAAATTAATACTCAGAATGAAAATGGATGGACTGCCCTAATGgtagctagtcaaaatggtcatcaccaggttgttgaactactacttAAAGAACATGCTGACATTAATACTCAGAATAAAAATGGATGGACTGCCCTAATGGTAGCTAGTTTTAATGGTCATCAccaggttgttgaactactacttAAAGAACATGCTGACATTAATACTCAGAATGAAAATGGAGTGACTGCCCTAATGGTAGCTAGTTCTAATGGTCATCAccaggttgttgaactactacttAAAGAACATGCTGACATTAATACTCAGAACGAAAAGGGATGGACTGCCCTAATGGTAGCTAGTGAAAATGGTCATCATCAGGTTGTTGAGCTACTACTTAAAGAACATGCCGACATTAATACTCAGAACAAAAATGGAGTGACTACCCTAATAATAGCTAGTTCTAATGGTCATCAccaggttgttgaactactacttAAAGAACATGCTGACATTAATACTCATAACGAAAAGGGATGGACTGCCCTAATGGTAGCTAGTGAAAATGGTCATCATcaggttgttgaactactacttAAAGAACATGCCGACATTAATACTCAGAACGAAAATGGAGTGACTGCCCTAATAATAGCTAGTTCTAATGGTCATCAccaggttgttgaactactacttAAAGAACATGCTGACATTAATACTCAGAACAAAAATGGATGGACTGCCCTAATGGTAGCTAGTGAAAATGGTCATCATcaggttgttgaactactacttAAAGAACATGCTGACATTAATACTCAGAATAAAAATGGATGGACTGCCCTAATGGTAGCTAGTTTTAATGGTCATCAccaggttgttgaactactacttAAAGAACATGCTGACATTAATACTCAGAATGAAAATGGAGTGACTGCCCTAATGGTAGCTAGTTCTAATGGTCATCAccaggttgttgaactactacttAAAGAACATGCTGACATTAATACTCAGAACGAAAAGGGATGGACTGCCCTAATGGTAGCTAGTGAAAATGGTCATCATCAGGTTGTTGAGCTACTACTTAAAGAACATGCCGACATTAATACTCAGAATGAAAATGGAGTGACTGCTCTAATGGTAGCTAGTTCTAATGGTCATCACCAGGTTGCTGAACTACTACTTAAAGAACATGCTGACATTAATACTCATAACGAAAAGGGATGGACTGCCCTAATGGTAGCTAGTGAAAATGGTCATCATcaggttgttgaactactacttAAAGAACATGCCGACATTTATACTCAGAACGAAAATGGAGTGACTACCCTAATAATAGCTAGTTCTAATGGTCATCAccaggttgttgaactactacttAAAGAACATGCTGACGTTAATACTCAGAACGAAAATGGATGGACTGCCCTAATGGTAGCTAGTGAAAATGGTCATCATcaggttgttgaactactacttAAAGAACATGCCGACATTAATACTCAGAACGAAAATGGAGTGACTGCCCTAATAATAGCTAGTTCTAATGGTCATCAccaggttgttgaactactacttAAAGAACATGCTGACATTAATACTCAGAACAAAAATGGATGGACTGCCCTAATGGTAGCTAGTGAAAATGGTCATCAccaggttgttgaactactacttAAAGAACATGCTGAAATTAATACTCAGAACGAAAATGGATGGACTGCCCTAATGGTAGCTAGTTTTAATGGTCATCACCAGGTTTCTGAGCTACTACTTAAAGAACATGCTGAAATTAATACTCAGAATGAAAATGGATGGACTGCCCTAATGGTAGCTAGTGAAAATGGTCATCAGGATGTTGTTAAGAGGGAAGGAAAACAAAAGAGATTACAAATACCAAGTGTCATATCCAAACTTG AGTTGACATCAAACAATGCTCTACGATTACTTGTTAAGAGTGGTTTTGTTGTTGAAGATAAATGGAGTAAACTCACTAGTTTTCTAGGTGTGTCATTGGAGGAGAGAAGAAGATTCAAGAAAATGGTCAGCATTGATCAAGACTACCACTTTGCTTTAGAAGAAGGTTTACAATGGTGGATTACAAATGGTACTGCTCCTTGTTGGGAAGAACTCATTTCAGCTGTTGAAAGTTGTGGTGATAAGGGTATAGCTACTACACTGAGAAGACAACTTGATGTTAAAGATGAAG AACATGCTGACATTAATACTCAGAACGAAAATGGATGGACTGCCCTAATGGTAGCTAGTGAAAATGGTCATCATcaggttgttgaactactacttAAAGAACATGCTGACATTAATACTCAGAATAAAAATGGATGGACTGCCCTAATGGTAGCTAGTGAAAATGGTCATCAccaggttgttgaactactacttAAAGAACATGCTGACATTAATACTCAGAACGAAAATGGAGTGACTGCCCTAATGGTAGCTAGTTCTAATGGTCATCAccaggttgttgaactactacttAAAGAACATGCTGACATTAATACTCATAACGAAAAGGGATGGACTGCCCTAATGGTAGCTAGTGAAAATGGACATCATcaggttgttgaactactacttAAAGAACATGCCGACATTAATACTCAGAACAAAAATGGAGTGACTGCCCTAATAATAGCTAGTTCTAATGGTCATCAccaggttgttgaactactacttAAAGAACATGCTGACATTAATACTCAGAACAAAAATGGATGGAATGCCCTAATGGTAGCTAGCGAAAATGGTCATCATcaggttgttgaactactacttAAAGAACATGCCGACATTAATACTCAGAACAAAAATGGAGTGACTGCCCTAATAATAGCTAGTTCTAATGGTCATCAccaggttgttgaactactacttAAAGAACATGCTGACATTAATACTCAGAACAAAAATGGATGGACTGCCCTAATGGTAGCTAGTGAAAATGGTCATCATcaggttgttgaactactacttAAAGAACATGCCGACATTAATACTCAGAACAAAAATGGAGTGACTGCCCTAATAATAGCTAGTTTAAATGGTCATTAccaggttgttgaactactacttAAAGAACATGCTGAAATTAATACTCAGAACAAAAATGGATGGACTGCCCTAATGGTAGCTAGTTCTAATGGTCATCAccaggttgttgaactactacttAAAGAACATGCTGAAATTAATACTCAGAATAAAAATGGATGGACTGCCCTAATGGTAGCTAGTGAAAATGGTCATCAccaggttgttgaactactacttAAAGAACATGCTGACATTAATACTCAGAACGAAAATGGAGTGACTGCCCTAATGGTAGCTAGTTCAAATGGTCATCAccaggttgttgaactactacttAAAGAACATGCTGACATTAATACTCAGAACGAAAATGGAGTGACTGCCCTAATGGTAGCTAGTGAAAATGGTCATCATCAGGTTGTTGAGCTACTACTTAAAGAACATGCCGACATTAAAACTCAGAACAAAAATGGAGTGACTACCCTAATAATAGCTAGTTCTAATGGTCATCAccaggttgttgaactactacttAAAGAACATGCAGACATTAATACTCAGAACAAAAATGGATGGACTGCCCTAATAGTAGCTAGTGAAAATGGTCATCAccaggttgttgaactactacttAAAGAACATGCTGAAATTAATACTCAGAACAAAAATGGAGAGACTGCCCTAATG gttgttgaactactacttAAAGAACATGCTGAAATTAATACTCAGAACAAAAATGGAGAGACTGCCCTAATGGTAGCTAGTTTTAATGGTCATCACCAGGTTGCTGAACTACTACTTAAAGAACATGCTGAAATTAATACTCAGAACAAAAATGGATGGACTGCCCTAATGGTAGCTAGTGAAAATGGTCATCATcaggttgttgaactactacttAAAGAACATGCTGACATTAATACTCAGAACGAAAATGGAGTGACTGCCCTAATAATAGCTAGTTCTAATGGTCATCAccaggttgttgaactactacttAAAGAACATGCTGACATTAATACTCAGAACAAAAATGGAGTGACTGCCCTAATGGTAGCTAGTTTTAATGGTCATCACCAGGTTGCTGAACTACTACTTAAAGAACATGCTGAAATTAATACTCAGAATGAAAATGGATGGACTGCCCTAATGGTAGCTAGTTTAAATGGTCATCAccaggttgttgaactactactcaAAGAACATGCTGACATTAATACTCAGAACAAAAATGGATGGACTGCCCTAATGGTAGCTTGTGAAAATGGTCATCAGGAGGTTGTTAAGAGGGAAGGAAAACAAAAGAGATTACAAATACCAAGTGTCATATCCAAACTTG AGTTGACAGCAGTTAATGCTCTACGACTTCTTATTAAGAGTCGTTTTGATGTTAAAGATAAATGGACTGAACTCACTATTCTTCTAGGTGTGTCACTAGAGGAGAGGAGAAGGCTTAAGACAATGGTCAGCATTGATCAAGACTACCACTTTGCTTTAGAAGAAGGTTTACAATGGTGGATTACAAATGGTATTGCCCCTTCTTGGAAAGAATTCGTTTCAGCTGTTGAAAGTTGTGGTGATGTTGATGTAGTTACTACACTGAGAAGACAACTAGATACTAAAGATGAAG CTGATTGTCTCATAGCTTATGCTCAAGGCAAGTTACAGTTTATGCGTCTCATTGGTATCTTTGGTCTAACAATTAATGGTAAACCTATTCTAGAAGAAGATGAGAATATGAACTTTACATTTGAGTCAGCTCTTCAAGAAGCTGCAAAAGCTGGTCATGATGAAGCTGTGCAATTTCTCTTGAAATTAGGAGGTAATATAGACCATTGCAATGAAGAAGGGAGAGCAGCACTTTTGCTAGCTAGTGAAAGTGGTCATCACTATGTTGTTGAACTATTACTCAAAGAGCATGCTAACATTGACCTCCAGGCAAAGGATGGACTGACTGCtctaatgctagctagtcaaaatggtcattccCAGGTCATTGAACATTTGCTCAAAGAGCATGCTGATATTAATACTCAGGAA